Proteins encoded in a region of the Nicotiana tomentosiformis chromosome 9, ASM39032v3, whole genome shotgun sequence genome:
- the LOC104111078 gene encoding uncharacterized protein: MTSAATKNPSAVRHHQPPPPPSLTDVDIVQLAQLYHPQSSTPLPQFLLSDDSHQTLVSYLHSRASSPNPSLAVSEYLSALLSLTQLHASLSPLVPLLLSSYISLFTSHKILHDKSSLSIFQLFVSHIETVQVHELTTIVDLIISYLPQIIDSEDTHVLTILAKCIELIRFSNDVDKPLEYVDKVFDKILSCDWSKVLLLKLVEIVKDLNFIEKGKRREFLERVFSGMRNVDLQDLPGLVYQLLILGSKGFGKKEVVEGIVMYFGGVKSGGSIMRQVEGTVLLHVNFAVKQDPSLGQEVLGLVRSDYRVFNHFTVAILLSVARVKRLADSSIAVLKTSLFAAYKDLKFARSCKWLSSDLKEHYLHTARNMEKAVLRAVSESNCGREHVVPSTVQLGFVLLEGIEEGTKKYEKSDDMIGPDELGTQVLKSLFEVHDMARNEIIEQCKLRILSLKPEQSFPVIRLLGCLICTYPYPMLEHISHLKELLDYFTFMNEKVSSHLVAALLPLIRSSRDLQDYTILVLRKAMFRREDSIRLAATSSIVNLILAEKQSKKDGPFSCQDSSSQASSSQQAEVYRALGSSLFQELNGLLQRCLYQQAKVREILYHGLLKLVLVDPLTSGAVFDFLFPHFLRFYREDADVLLDINQCTNSESGKVYIQEPLDCLLSCISWMLLLQPHGKTDHPSDSWTCFGFSLTQENEQPGKAWSKESLSNALSKIRDFLRNADMEGLLGKNQDTGSTPLEEEKRRCCSSILLGIIEVMLNVVGTEFGKTTDVKKFELEKELFDFIGIFESLDRNICRQGGGSTQRGFIRPTASTTSEELEFSGSKLCQERIPLLATSIIYQLLQNTIESWRYDGFNNNVASQKHSQLSSGKAPTQYYKILSFTLNLCLRQLKASSVVRQQDPLKMLIYGEIKQLGSPLLKMIWWLLSEPKSMTDSRKKDANVKKDLDDRKEYIHSALLSLKELLALILHELDYSVLIDDLAAVSGPGDEVGNAMDGDIDTECEKADDILYKYTSEELFIKNSIRPLISMLLARSFFREVEVLCDIIMLISNKLPEEQRNLVGNWAKCICKTSKISNPKAAKSIVSIAMLLTSPPSDLIIAEDMAAELLKVVGSESEKFDSQVTLDAYSIINKSTSAAVASLILHLVESVILDTEWVIRKLKIYSVANTRAVLVNQNGERDPGLALEEIVYSRAEAVVKVLSSFVMMDLKDPQAEQLVKLAARFYKNLAQMSKLLIASKGVKQPLPSLKYQKLVEVTCSQLTAPLYNFMVVMQKKQLESTKSKALVNKIKRENRCIPDLIYQIEDYEKYLIQISKATKINLLRHAKRSTSRDFKIIEPQSFSVEEGAGSQDAEDNDAARGENEEDPRDEEGNGAEDESVVGAEDDDEGNEVEDALMAAYNSPPAVEASESENEAEADLPKAKRAKMTRVVEDSDEEA, translated from the exons ATGACCTCCGCCGCAACCAAAAACCCCTCCGCCGTCCGCCACCATCAACCACCACCGCCACCATCATTGACCGACGTAGACATAGTTCAATTAGCTCAACTATATCACCCCCAATCCTCCACTCCACTCCCCCAATTTCTCCTCTCCGATGACTCTCACCAGACCCTTGTATCCTATCTCCACTCACGCGCCTCTTCTCCGAACCCCTCACTCGCTGTCTCCGAATACCTCTCAGCTCTCCTCTCCCTTACACAACTCCACGCTTCACTTTCCCCACTCGTCCCTCTTCTTCTTTCTTCCTATATTTCCCTTTTCACTTCCCATAAAATCCTCCACGATAAATCCTCTCtctccattttccaacttttcgtGTCCCATATCGAAACAGTCCAAGTCCATGAATTAACGACAATAGTAGATTTGATTATATCTTATTTACCTCAGATTATTGATTCTGAGGATACTCATGTATTAACTATACTTGCTAAATGTATAGAGCTGATTAGGTTTTCAAATGATGTTGATAAGCCTTTGGAATATGTCgataaggtgtttgataaaattcttagCTGTGATTGGAGTAAGGTTTTGTTGttaaaattggtagaaattgtgaaGGATTTGAATTTCATTGAGAAGGGGAAGAGGAGGGAATTTTTGGAGCGGGTGTTTAGTGGAATGAGGAACGTGGACTTGCAGGATTTGCCCGGGTTGGTGTATCAATTGTTGATATTGGGATCAAAGGGTTTTGGTAAGAAGGAAGTCGTCGAAGGGATTGTGATGTATTTTGGTGGGGTGAAGTCAGGTGGTTCAATAATGAGGCAAGTTGAAGGGACTGTGTTGCTTCATGTGAATTTTGCTGTTAAGCAGGATCCTTCTTTAGGACAAGAGGTGTTAGGGTTAGTGAGGTCCGATTATCGGGTGTTTAATCATTTTACTGTTGCAATATTGTTGTCAGTTGCTAGAGTTAAGAGGCTCGCTGACAGCTCCATTGCGGTTCTGAAAACATCACTGTTTGCTGCGTATAAAGACTTGAAATTTGCCAG GAGCTGTAAATGGCTATCATCTGACTTGAAGGAACACTATTTGCATACTGCCAGAAACATGGAGAAGGCTGTGCTAAGAGCT GTTAGTGAGAGCAACTGCGGAAGAGAACACGTGGTGCCAAGTACCGTACAACTTGGATTTGTGTTGCTTGAAGGAATCGAAGAAGGAACTAAAAAATATGAAAAGTCTGATGATATGATAGGTCCTGACGAGCTAGGTACTCAGGTTCTCAAGAGTCTATTTGAGGTTCATGATATGGCAAGAAATGAG ATAATAGAGCAATGCAAATTACGTATCCTCTCTTTGAAGCCTGAACAAAGCTTTCCTGTAATAAG ACTGCTTGGTTGTCTTATCTGTACTTATCCATACCCAATGTTGGAGCACATTTCACATCTGAAGGAACTGTTGGATTATTTCACATTCATGAATGAAAAGGTCTCCTCTCATCTTGTTGCTGCCCTTTTGCCTCTAATCAGATCAAGCCGTGATCTTCAG GATTATACCATCTTGGTCTTGCGTAAGGCAATGTTTAGACGAGAAGACTCGATTCGTCTTGCTGCAACAAGTTCAATTGTCAATTTGATATTGGCTGAAAAACAATCAAAGAAAGATGGACCATTTTCGTGTCAAGACTCAAGCAGTCAAGCGAGTAGCAGCCAGCAAGCTGAAGTTTACCGTGCACTTGGATCTAGTCTTTTCCAGGAGCTAAATGGTTTGTTGCAGAGGTGCCTTTATCAGCAG GCAAAGGTCAGAGAGATTCTATATCATGGACTTCTTAAGCTTGTTTTGGTGGATCCTTTAACTTCTGGAGCTGTTTTTGATTTTCTCTTCCCCCATTTCTTGCGATTTTACAGAGAG GATGCAGATGTTCTACTGGATATTAACCAATGTACTAATTCAGAGAGTGGGAAAGTGTATATTCAAGAGCCACTAGACTGCCTTCTCTCCTGTATCTCCTGGATGCTTCTTCTTCAGCCACATGGGAAAACTGACCATCCTTCAGATTCATGGACTTGCTTTGGCTTCTCTCTGACACAAGAAAATGAG CAGCCTGGAAAAGCGTGGTCCAAAGAGTCACTGTCCAATGCGTTATCAAAGATTCGGGACTTCCTAAGAAATGCAGATATGGAAG GCTTACTTGGCAAAAATCAGGATACAGGCTCTACTCCTTTAGAAGAGGAAAAACGGAGATGCTGTTCTTCAATTTTATTAGGAATCATTGAGGTGATGTTGAATGTAGTAGGGACTGAGTTTGGAAAAACAACTGATGTGAAAAAGTTTGAGTTGGAAAAAGAGCTGTTTGACTTCATTGGTATTTTTGAATCTCTGGACCGAAATATATGTAGACAGGGTGGTGGTTCAACTCAAAGAGGTTTTATACGGCCTACTGCAAGCACTACTTCAGAAGAGCTTGAATTTAGTGGCAGTAAATTATGTCAGGAACGAATTCCtctcttagcaacttcaattatCTATCAGCTGTTGCAAAACACTATAGAATCATGGAGATATGATGGCTTTAACAACAATGTGGCCTCTCAAAAGCATAGCCAATTATCATCTGGAAAGGCACCAACTCAGTATTATAAAATTCTTTCGTTTACTCTTAACCTTTGCCTCCGTCAGCTAAAAGCATCCTCTGTTGTGCGACAGCAAGATCCTCTAAAAATGTTGATCTATGGGGAGATCAAGCAGTTGGGCTCCCCTTTGCTGAAAATGATTTGGTGGCTCCTCTCTGAACCAAAATCTATGACAGATAGTAGGAAAAAAGATGCTAATGTGAAGAAAGATCTTGATGACAGGAAGGAATATATCCATTCGGCACTTCTTTCCTTGAAAGAATTGCTGGCATTAATCTTGCATGAGTTGGATTATTCTGTTCTGATAGATGACCTGGCTGCAGTTTCTGGTCCTGGGGATGAAGTGGGCAATGCTATGGATGGCGATATTGATACCGAATGTGAAAAAGCTGATGACATTCTTTACAAATATACAAGTGAAGAATTATTCATCAAAAACAGTATAAGGCCACTGATTTCTATGCTTCTTGCACGTTCTTTCTTCCGTGAAGTTGAG GTTCTTTGTGATATTATCATGTTAATTAGCAATAAACTGCCAGAGGAGCAAAGGAATCTTGTTGGTAATTGGGCTAAATGCATCTGCAAGACCAGTAAAATATCAAATCCCAAGGCTGCTAAAAGTATTGTATCTATTGCTATGTTGTTGACATCACCACCAAGTGACTTAATTATTGCTGAAGACATGGCTGCAGAGCTTCTGAAAGTGGTGGGATCAGAATCAGAGAAGTTTGATTCACAAGTGACATTGGACGCGTATTCAATTATAAACAAATCAACCAGTGCTGCAGTAGCTTCACTAATACTGCACTTAGTTGAATCAGTTATTCTCGACACTGAATGGGTCATAAGGAAATTGAAGATATATTCTGTTGCAAATACAAGAGCTGTTTTAGTTAATCAGAATGGTGAAAGAGATCCAGGATTGGCGCTGGAAGAGATTGTTTATTCAAGAGCAGAAGCAGTTGTAAAGGTGTTATCTTCTTTTGTGATGATGGACCTTAAGG ATCCTCAGGCAGAGCAGTTGGTGAAGTTAGCTGCAAGGTTTTACAAGAACTTAGCCCAAATGTCAAAGCTTCTAATTGCTTCCAAAGGTGTGAAACAACCTTTACCAAGCCTCAAGTATCAAAAGCTTGTGGAAGTAACTTGTAGCCAGCTAACAGCTCCACTCTACAATTTTATGGTAGTGATGCAAAAG AAACAACTGGAGAGCACGAAATCTAAAGCACTCGTCAATAAAATCAAAAGGGAGAACAGATGCATCCCCGACTTGATTTACCAAATAGAAGATTATGAGAAATATCTCATACAAATTAGCAAGGCTACAAAAATAAATTTGCTGAGGCATGCAAAACGAAGCACCTCCAGGGACTTCAAGATAATAGAGCCACAAAGTTTTTCCGTAGAGGAAGGTGCTGGAAGCCAAGATGCAGAAGATAATGATGCAGCACGAGGTGAGAATGAAGAAGACCCTCGTGATGAAGAAGGAAATGGAGCAGAAGACGAATCAGTGGTTGGAGCTGAAGATGATGATGAAGGAAATGAAGTGGAAGATGCATTAATGGCTGCATACAATAGTCCACCAGCAGTAGAGGCTTCTGAGTCCGAAAATGAAGCTGAAGCTGATCTTCCTAAGGCAAAGAGAGCAAAAATGACGAGGGTTGTTGAGGACTCGGATGAAGAAGCATAA
- the LOC104111079 gene encoding uncharacterized protein isoform X2: protein MSEDAKRTGGAPVAKPTSDDRRSSSGSVPSPIGKKITIKSADMKPDVQKEAVDIAIAAFEKYNVEKDVAEQIKKEFDKKYGPTWHCIVGKNFGKALM, encoded by the exons ATGAGTGAAGACGCGAAAAGGACCGGAGGAGCTCCGGTGGCAAAGCCTACCTCCGATGATCGGAGAAGCTCCTCAGGTTCCGTTCCGTCTCCTATCGGCAAAAAAATCACAATCAAAAGTGCCGATATGAAACCTGATGTTCAAAAGGAGGCCGTCGACATTGCTATTGCT GCATTTGAGAAGTATAATGTAGAGAAAGATGTCGCTGAACAGATTAAGAAGGAGTTTGATAAGAAGTACGGTCCTACTTGGCATTGCATTGTCGGCAAAAACTTCGGTAAG GCTCTTATGTAA
- the LOC104111079 gene encoding uncharacterized protein isoform X1: protein MSEDAKRTGGAPVAKPTSDDRRSSSGSVPSPIGKKITIKSADMKPDVQKEAVDIAIAAFEKYNVEKDVAEQIKKEFDKKYGPTWHCIVGKNFGSYVTHETNHFVYFYLDSKAVLLFKSG from the exons ATGAGTGAAGACGCGAAAAGGACCGGAGGAGCTCCGGTGGCAAAGCCTACCTCCGATGATCGGAGAAGCTCCTCAGGTTCCGTTCCGTCTCCTATCGGCAAAAAAATCACAATCAAAAGTGCCGATATGAAACCTGATGTTCAAAAGGAGGCCGTCGACATTGCTATTGCT GCATTTGAGAAGTATAATGTAGAGAAAGATGTCGCTGAACAGATTAAGAAGGAGTTTGATAAGAAGTACGGTCCTACTTGGCATTGCATTGTCGGCAAAAACTTCG GCTCTTATGTAACTCATGAGACAAACCACTTTGTCTACTTCTATTTGGATTCAAAAGCAGTACTTCTGTTCAAATCTGGCTGA